From a region of the Fischerella sp. JS2 genome:
- a CDS encoding RluA family pseudouridine synthase translates to MVVLHTLSDFIDCNHAVSNSSPSYYYQGHCPQTGELLKLPRTPLVEAIAYHLMQQLASDELYSREGKMYGILLVELPSGEQRILKAFSGLLNGCSVLEGWVPPIPGRDEVALDEARTLAELDAIKQELITLKQLPERQQYATLSREFELGLQQISDRHQDRKRQRHTQRQVLSETLTAEALTTALEQLEEESRRDGIERRQLKRRRDEVLQPFKQIIDNADIRMQELRQRRKELSRQLQAQMHAAYSLMNFFGQSRSLQQLMPEGLPTGTGECCAPKLLHYAATHNLKPLAIAEFWWGPSSNNQDKIPGEFYGACVERCQPLMGFLLSGLEPNPPDSFPRREGGVRSLTPYSRGVWGEVPILYEDEWLIVVNKPPGLLSVPGRYRDTQDSVLSRLRHLLPDGMALTAVHRLDQQTSGILLLARDRQTYSQLSQQFQQQQVCKIYEAVLSGTVTINQGVIDLPLWGDPQNRPYQKVNWQYGKPSLTKFQIIGKQENYTRIEFIPLTGRTHQLRVHAADPQGLGVAILGDRLYGCCAGASRLHLHARELSFEHPQLGERLHLHTQTPF, encoded by the coding sequence ATTGTGGTTTTGCACACACTTTCAGACTTTATTGACTGCAATCACGCTGTCAGTAACTCGTCTCCCAGCTATTACTATCAAGGGCATTGTCCGCAAACTGGTGAACTACTGAAACTTCCCCGCACCCCTTTAGTAGAAGCGATCGCCTATCATCTCATGCAGCAACTCGCTAGCGATGAGCTTTATTCCCGTGAAGGCAAGATGTACGGGATATTACTAGTAGAATTACCAAGTGGCGAACAACGGATACTTAAAGCTTTCTCTGGTTTACTAAATGGTTGCAGTGTGCTTGAGGGTTGGGTTCCACCAATTCCCGGACGAGATGAAGTTGCTTTAGATGAAGCCCGGACATTGGCTGAGTTAGACGCCATCAAGCAGGAACTGATTACCCTCAAGCAACTTCCCGAACGCCAACAGTATGCAACTTTGTCTCGTGAGTTTGAATTGGGTCTGCAACAAATCAGCGATCGCCACCAAGATCGCAAACGGCAACGCCACACCCAACGTCAGGTACTCTCTGAAACCCTAACAGCAGAAGCACTGACAACAGCCCTAGAACAACTTGAGGAAGAAAGTCGTCGAGATGGCATTGAGCGACGACAACTCAAACGCCGACGGGATGAAGTATTACAGCCATTTAAGCAAATAATTGACAATGCAGATATACGGATGCAGGAACTGAGACAACGGCGAAAAGAACTATCCCGCCAACTCCAAGCACAGATGCACGCTGCTTACTCCCTAATGAACTTTTTCGGACAGTCGCGATCGCTACAACAACTTATGCCAGAAGGTTTACCCACTGGTACTGGTGAGTGTTGCGCCCCTAAGCTACTCCATTATGCAGCAACGCATAATTTAAAACCATTGGCAATAGCAGAGTTTTGGTGGGGGCCATCCTCTAATAATCAAGATAAAATTCCAGGAGAATTCTACGGAGCCTGTGTAGAACGTTGTCAGCCATTGATGGGGTTTTTGCTGTCGGGATTGGAACCTAACCCCCCAGATTCCTTCCCTCGTAGGGAAGGGGGAGTAAGAAGCCTCACACCTTATAGTAGAGGGGTTTGGGGAGAGGTTCCGATTCTCTATGAGGACGAATGGCTAATTGTTGTTAACAAACCCCCAGGATTACTATCAGTACCTGGTCGTTATCGCGACACTCAAGACAGTGTTCTCAGTCGGTTACGCCATCTTTTACCAGATGGAATGGCACTTACTGCTGTACATCGCTTAGATCAACAAACCTCTGGCATTCTTTTGTTAGCTCGCGATCGCCAAACCTATAGCCAACTCAGCCAGCAGTTTCAGCAACAGCAGGTTTGCAAGATTTATGAAGCAGTGCTTTCTGGTACTGTAACCATTAATCAAGGTGTAATTGACTTGCCATTATGGGGAGATCCCCAGAATCGCCCCTATCAAAAAGTAAATTGGCAGTACGGAAAACCTAGCCTGACTAAGTTTCAAATTATTGGTAAACAAGAAAACTACACTCGTATAGAATTTATACCACTAACCGGACGCACTCATCAGTTGCGAGTTCATGCTGCTGATCCCCAAGGACTTGGGGTGGCAATTTTAGGCGATCGCCTTTATGGATGTTGTGCAGGCGCAAGTCGCTTACATCTGCACGCCAGGGAATTGAGTTTTGAACATCCACAGTTAGGAGAAAGACTGCATTTACACACGCAAACACCATTTTAA
- a CDS encoding glycosyltransferase family 4 protein codes for MKILVLSWEFPPRIVGGIARHVSELYPEIANLGHEVHLITPEFGHAPMYEVVDGVRVHRIPVASGNDFFHWVVNMNESMGSHGGKLIAEEGPFDIIHAHDWLVADAAIALKHTFKVPLIATIHATEYGRYNGIYSDTQRYISGKEELLAYNAWRIIVCTDYMRREVERALHSPWDKIDVIYNGIRPEKKRHHEDFHALDFRRQFAEDGEKIVYYVGRMTYEKGVSLLLAAAPKVLQEMGGYVKFVIIGGGNTDHLKKQAWDMGIWHKCYFTGFISDEYLDKFQTIADCAVFPSLYEPFGIVALESFASRVPVVVSDTGGFPEVVQHTKTGIVTYTNNPDSLAWGILEVLKNPGYRQWLIDNAYEDLERRFSWPKLGKQTEEVYQRVVHERSLIVW; via the coding sequence ATGAAAATATTAGTGCTGAGTTGGGAATTTCCGCCCCGTATTGTTGGAGGAATTGCGCGCCATGTCTCAGAACTTTACCCGGAAATCGCCAATTTAGGGCATGAAGTTCATCTAATTACGCCTGAATTTGGTCATGCACCTATGTATGAAGTCGTGGACGGGGTGCGTGTGCATCGCATTCCTGTAGCCAGTGGTAACGACTTTTTCCACTGGGTAGTAAACATGAATGAAAGCATGGGCAGTCATGGGGGAAAATTGATCGCTGAGGAAGGCCCCTTTGATATCATCCATGCTCATGATTGGTTAGTTGCAGATGCGGCGATCGCTCTCAAGCATACCTTTAAAGTTCCCCTAATTGCTACGATCCACGCTACCGAATATGGACGCTATAACGGTATTTATAGTGACACTCAACGTTATATTAGTGGGAAAGAAGAACTATTAGCCTACAACGCTTGGCGAATTATTGTCTGCACCGACTACATGCGTCGAGAAGTAGAACGAGCCTTACACAGTCCTTGGGATAAAATTGACGTTATTTATAACGGTATTCGTCCAGAAAAAAAACGCCATCACGAAGACTTTCACGCCCTAGACTTTCGTCGTCAATTTGCTGAAGATGGCGAAAAAATCGTTTACTATGTGGGTCGCATGACCTACGAAAAAGGTGTTTCTTTGCTCTTAGCAGCTGCTCCCAAAGTACTCCAAGAAATGGGAGGTTACGTTAAGTTTGTGATCATCGGTGGTGGCAACACTGATCATCTCAAAAAACAAGCTTGGGACATGGGAATTTGGCATAAATGTTATTTTACCGGCTTTATATCTGATGAATACTTAGATAAATTTCAAACTATTGCCGACTGTGCGGTTTTTCCTAGCCTTTATGAACCCTTTGGAATTGTTGCCTTAGAAAGCTTTGCGTCTCGTGTTCCCGTAGTAGTATCTGATACAGGTGGTTTTCCAGAAGTAGTGCAACATACGAAAACAGGCATTGTCACCTATACCAATAACCCAGATTCTTTGGCGTGGGGGATTTTGGAAGTTCTGAAAAATCCAGGTTATCGCCAATGGCTGATTGATAACGCTTATGAAGATTTGGAACGACGCTTTAGCTGGCCGAAATTAGGCAAACAAACAGAAGAAGTATATCAGCGAGTGGTGCATGAGCGATCGCTCATAGTCTGGTAA
- a CDS encoding DUF2079 domain-containing protein, whose product MQEKLPKIFKLKAGNASKTVLLLAGIFFFLCLLFTLHRYYTFYASFDQGIFNQVFWNNLHGQFFQSSLSSSLSTNVVHAGEVPTVYYHRLGQHFTPALLLWLPIYALFPSPATLTVLQVTLITAAGLVLYVLARQYLQPLLAVMITASFYSANAVIGPTLSNFHDICQIPLFVFTLLLAMEKRWWWLFWLMAVLILAVREDAGIGLFGVGVYMILSQRFPRAGVAVCILSFGYILVLTNKIMPLFSEDASRRFAIERFGQYIDGDEGSTLDIIRGMVSNPVQLLVELVTPIDRTIKYLLGQWLPLAFVPAIAPGSWMIAGFPLLQLFISKGESVLSITIRYALTVVPGLFYGSILWWSQHQQKFKLSFRRLWIGCICLSLFFSLTSNPNRTFYFLIPDSVKPLVYVSALQQWQHVNQMLPLLAQIPPDASVSATTYIVPHLSSRREILRFPGLQLRNDAQEVIKVDYAIADLWQLQKYQAAFKSDRSLLKDLVPLIDQLTNNGEYGIIGFEDGVILLKKAASSDTQAKAAWLQFRQELAEGDRG is encoded by the coding sequence ATGCAAGAAAAGCTGCCAAAAATATTTAAGTTAAAGGCAGGTAATGCCAGCAAGACTGTCTTGCTGTTGGCAGGAATCTTTTTTTTCCTGTGTTTGTTATTTACCCTGCACCGCTACTATACTTTTTACGCTTCCTTCGACCAAGGCATTTTCAACCAAGTTTTTTGGAATAATCTGCATGGTCAATTTTTTCAAAGCTCTCTTTCTTCCAGTCTTTCCACTAATGTAGTTCACGCTGGCGAAGTTCCCACAGTATATTACCATCGACTCGGTCAACACTTTACACCGGCGTTATTACTGTGGCTACCCATCTACGCCTTATTTCCCTCTCCCGCCACTTTAACTGTTTTGCAAGTTACACTGATCACGGCGGCGGGTTTGGTGTTGTACGTACTGGCTAGGCAATATCTCCAACCATTATTAGCAGTCATGATTACCGCCAGTTTTTACAGTGCTAATGCGGTGATCGGACCGACTCTCAGTAACTTTCACGACATTTGCCAGATTCCCTTGTTTGTATTTACACTGCTGCTAGCAATGGAAAAACGCTGGTGGTGGTTATTTTGGTTGATGGCAGTTTTGATTTTAGCTGTACGGGAAGATGCAGGTATAGGATTATTTGGGGTAGGAGTTTACATGATTTTGAGTCAACGCTTTCCCCGTGCTGGCGTTGCTGTGTGTATCCTCAGTTTTGGCTATATATTGGTGCTGACTAATAAAATTATGCCCCTGTTTTCTGAGGATGCTTCGCGCCGATTTGCGATCGAACGATTTGGACAATATATTGATGGTGATGAAGGTTCGACTTTGGACATTATTCGTGGCATGGTTAGCAACCCTGTGCAGTTATTAGTCGAATTAGTCACACCTATAGACAGAACTATTAAGTATTTGCTAGGTCAATGGTTGCCCTTAGCATTTGTGCCTGCTATTGCTCCTGGTTCTTGGATGATAGCTGGTTTTCCATTATTACAATTATTTATTAGCAAGGGTGAATCTGTTCTTTCTATTACAATCCGCTATGCTTTAACCGTCGTCCCAGGATTATTTTACGGGTCTATTCTCTGGTGGTCGCAGCATCAACAAAAATTTAAACTTTCATTTCGCCGCTTGTGGATAGGTTGTATATGTCTATCTCTGTTTTTTAGCCTCACATCTAACCCAAATCGCACTTTTTACTTTTTGATCCCCGATTCCGTAAAACCATTAGTATATGTGTCTGCACTACAACAATGGCAACATGTAAATCAGATGCTTCCTTTGCTGGCACAAATTCCTCCAGATGCTAGTGTATCTGCAACTACTTATATAGTTCCCCATCTTTCTAGCCGACGGGAAATCTTGCGTTTTCCTGGCTTGCAACTACGTAATGATGCCCAAGAAGTTATCAAAGTAGATTATGCGATCGCTGATCTTTGGCAATTACAGAAATATCAAGCTGCATTTAAAAGCGATCGCAGTTTATTAAAAGATTTAGTCCCACTGATTGACCAGCTCACCAATAATGGCGAATATGGAATCATAGGCTTTGAAGATGGCGTCATTTTATTAAAAAAAGCTGCCAGTTCGGACACACAAGCAAAAGCAGCTTGGTTACAATTCCGGCAAGAGTTAGCAGAAGGGGATAGGGGATAG